The Trueperaceae bacterium genome has a window encoding:
- a CDS encoding MFS transporter — MTGADAPQTSTRRRTLIVASVAFLALGALVSLYGPLFPALRERFGVGVDTVGAVVSAHFVGSLASVLASGELIRRFGYRKVLTAGTAVLAAGLAGLAPAPSWTLFLASAAVAGVGFGVTEVAVNLLVARTFLGGAAPALNVINAVFGAGAVLSPLLVAAFSPRPEPPMWSLAALAVLALVAVLTLRAVPAPPARPGAGEPVAWGALAAFVLLYFGYVSAEVGVTSWSTEHLTPTLGPAAAAAVPGLYWGTLTVGRLVAAAVATRVRPGRLIVGGLIAAVLALLGALYAPAAPYMYALVGLALSPTFATGLAWLTERMPRRAEQVSPAVFAAASVGPIATAPLIGVAVAGFGPVAVPASLAAMAVLALVSAAWLRLGDERPERP; from the coding sequence ATGACCGGTGCCGACGCCCCGCAGACGTCGACCCGTCGGCGGACGCTGATCGTGGCGTCGGTCGCCTTCCTGGCGCTCGGCGCCCTCGTCTCGCTCTACGGCCCGCTCTTCCCGGCGCTGCGCGAGCGCTTCGGCGTGGGCGTGGACACCGTGGGCGCCGTGGTGAGCGCGCACTTCGTGGGCTCGCTCGCCTCCGTGCTGGCCTCGGGCGAGCTGATCAGGCGCTTCGGCTACCGGAAGGTGCTCACGGCCGGCACCGCGGTGCTGGCGGCCGGCCTCGCCGGGCTCGCCCCGGCGCCGAGCTGGACGCTCTTCCTCGCCAGCGCCGCCGTGGCGGGCGTGGGCTTCGGGGTCACGGAGGTGGCGGTGAACCTCCTCGTCGCCCGCACCTTCCTGGGGGGCGCGGCGCCCGCGCTGAACGTGATCAACGCGGTCTTCGGCGCGGGCGCCGTGCTCAGCCCGCTGCTGGTGGCGGCGTTCTCGCCCCGCCCCGAGCCGCCGATGTGGTCCCTCGCCGCCCTGGCCGTCCTCGCCCTGGTGGCCGTGCTCACGCTGCGCGCGGTGCCGGCGCCCCCGGCCCGGCCCGGCGCCGGCGAGCCGGTGGCGTGGGGCGCGCTGGCGGCGTTCGTGCTCCTCTACTTCGGCTACGTCTCGGCCGAGGTGGGCGTGACCTCCTGGTCGACCGAGCACCTCACGCCCACCCTCGGACCGGCCGCGGCCGCGGCGGTGCCCGGCCTCTACTGGGGCACACTGACGGTCGGCCGCCTCGTGGCCGCCGCCGTGGCGACCAGGGTGCGTCCCGGCCGCCTGATCGTCGGCGGCCTGATCGCGGCCGTTCTCGCGCTCCTCGGCGCCCTCTACGCCCCGGCCGCGCCCTACATGTACGCGCTCGTGGGCCTGGCGCTCTCCCCGACCTTCGCGACGGGACTGGCGTGGCTCACCGAGCGCATGCCGCGCCGCGCCGAGCAGGTGTCCCCGGCGGTGTTCGCCGCGGCCTCGGTGGGGCCCATCGCCACCGCCCCGCTCATCGGCGTCGCGGTGGCGGGGTTCGGGCCCGTCGCCGTGCCGGCGTCGCTGGCGGCCATGGCCGTCCTCGCCCTCGTCAGCGCGGCGTGGCTGCGCCTGGGAGACGAGCGCCCAGAGAGGCCATGA
- the phnE gene encoding phosphonate ABC transporter, permease protein PhnE, whose protein sequence is MSRAAPAFPVPPVPAQVRRNRALSAAAAVLSVVLLVVVLVTLDLPAWERVRTGLERTLPPLWRGFTHPDRELFPLALGAMLETFYMAVLGTLLGGILAFALSFLAARNLLGGTGRAMPGKALLVAIRTFPEILLAIIFVAAAGPGPTAGIMAMGIHSIGFLGKIFSDVIEGIDPGPMEAIRAAGGNGLHVFLYAVVPQVLPEFASNVLYRFEINLRAATILGLVGAGGIGGPLIQRLQFRRWDEISMILIVIVSFIVVVDFVSSTVRRRLV, encoded by the coding sequence ATGAGCCGCGCCGCCCCCGCCTTCCCCGTGCCGCCGGTGCCGGCGCAGGTGCGCCGCAACCGCGCGCTCTCGGCCGCCGCCGCGGTCCTCTCCGTCGTGCTGCTCGTCGTCGTGCTCGTCACGCTCGACCTGCCCGCGTGGGAGCGCGTGCGGACCGGCCTGGAGCGCACGCTGCCGCCGCTGTGGCGCGGCTTCACGCACCCCGACCGCGAGCTCTTCCCCCTCGCGCTCGGCGCGATGCTCGAGACGTTCTACATGGCCGTGCTCGGCACGCTGCTGGGCGGCATCCTCGCCTTCGCGCTGTCGTTCCTCGCCGCCCGCAACCTGCTGGGCGGCACCGGCAGGGCGATGCCGGGCAAGGCGCTCCTCGTCGCGATCAGGACGTTCCCCGAGATCCTCCTGGCGATCATCTTCGTCGCCGCCGCCGGCCCGGGGCCCACGGCCGGGATCATGGCGATGGGCATCCACTCGATAGGCTTCCTCGGCAAGATCTTCTCCGACGTCATCGAGGGCATCGACCCCGGCCCCATGGAGGCGATACGCGCCGCCGGCGGGAACGGGCTGCACGTCTTCCTCTACGCCGTCGTGCCCCAGGTGCTGCCCGAGTTCGCCTCGAACGTCCTCTACCGCTTCGAGATCAACCTGCGCGCGGCCACGATCCTCGGCCTGGTGGGCGCCGGCGGGATCGGCGGGCCGCTGATCCAGCGGCTGCAGTTCCGTCGCTGGGACGAGATCTCGATGATCCTCATCGTGATCGTCTCGTTCATCGTCGTCGTCGACTTCGTCAGCTCGACGGTCAGGCGCCGGCTCGTGTAG